A single region of the Cucumis melo cultivar AY chromosome 3, USDA_Cmelo_AY_1.0, whole genome shotgun sequence genome encodes:
- the LOC103487974 gene encoding zinc-finger homeodomain protein 2, whose amino-acid sequence MDMREQEKEVIMPGANSGAGAYGHIFGETSSDRIHNGSHHHIQTDHHDAGENVGGGGGGGGGGGGGGGNFSSGGRSKARGGVSGVRYRECLKNHAASVGGNIYDGCGEFMPSGEDGTLEALKCAACECHRNFHRKEIDGETQLNISPNYRRGLMLNHLQLPPPLPSPSALHGHHKFSMALNLHSSPTAPIIAPMNVAFAGGGGNESSSEDLNVFHSNAEVMPPSSFSLSKKRFRTKFTQEQKDRMLEFAEKVGWRIQKQDEEEVERFCTEVGVKRQVLKVWMHNNKNTVKKQNENHEPDQLTGTGAGAGITNES is encoded by the coding sequence ATGGATATGAGAGAACAAGAGAAGGAAGTAATAATGCCTGGAGCTAATTCTGGTGCCGGTGCTTATGGTCATATTTTTGGGGAAACTTCTTCCGATAGGATTCATAATGGTTCTCATCACCATATCCAAACAGACCACCACGATGCCGGTGAGAATGTTGGCGGCGGCGGTGGCGGAGGAGGAGGAGGTGGAGGTGGTGGTGGTAATTTTTCCTCTGGCGGTAGATCCAAGGCGCGAGGGGGTGTTTCTGGAGTTAGATATCGTGAATGTTTGAAGAATCACGCGGCGAGCGTTGGGGGGAATATTTACGACGGATGTGGAGAGTTTATGCCGAGTGGTGAAGACGGAACCCTAGAGGCTTTGAAATGTGCTGCTTGTGAATGTCACCGGAATTTTCACCGGAAAGAAATTGACGGTGAGACTCAATTGAATATCAGTCCTAATTACAGAAGAGGCTTAATGTTGAACCATCTCCAGCTTCCTCCGCCATTACCTTCTCCTTCCGCTCTTCACGGTCACCATAAATTCTCCATGGCATTGAACCTCCATTCTAGTCCTACTGCTCCAATCATCGCTCCGATGAACGTCGCCTTCGCCGGCGGTGGCGGAAACGAGTCTTCCAGTGAGGATTTAAACGTTTTCCACTCCAATGCGGAGGTTATGCCGCCGTCTTCCTTCTCCTTGTCGAAAAAGCGTTTCCGTACAAAGTTCACACAGGAGCAAAAGGATCGGATGCTCGAGTTCGCTGAGAAAGTCGGATGGAGGATTCAGAAGCAAGATGAAGAAGAAGTGGAAAGATTCTGTACGGAAGTCGGAGTGAAACGGCAAGTTCTCAAAGTCTGGATGCATAACAACAAGAACACTGTGAAGAAGCAGAACGAAAATCACGAACCTGATCAACTCACCGGTACCGGCGCCGGTGCCGGCATTACAAATGAATCGTAA